A window of Nicotiana tabacum cultivar K326 chromosome 24, ASM71507v2, whole genome shotgun sequence contains these coding sequences:
- the LOC107767396 gene encoding cytokinin dehydrogenase 1-like, producing MKLPSHFLFKQNDLLLKLLIFILCSCSSNKNKLCCNYHQFATPAVSTPSSFSLNYLSLKQLQLEGYLKFDNLEHAAKDFGNRCHFLPLAVLYPKSVSDISSTIKHVFEIGSKTDLTVAARGHGHSLEGQAQAYQGVVISMESLQTPAMKFKTGELPYVDVSAGELWINILKESLKLGLAPKSWTDYLHLTVGGTLSNAGISGQAFRHGPQINNVQQLEVVTGKGEVITCSEEQNADLFHGVLGGLGQFGIITRARIALETAPKQVKWIRVLYSDFSIFSNDQEHLISTQDTFDYIEGFVTINQTGLLNNWRSAFNPKDPVLASNFSSEGRVLFCLEIAKYFNPEVTDSIDQNIDVILSKLNYIRSTLFLSEVSYTEFLDRVHVSEMKLQENVSHPWLNLLIPKSRILEFAQQVFGKILTDTSNGPLLIYPVNKSKWRKGTSMVTPDEDVFYLIAFLSSAMSSSTGNDGLRHILAQSKRILNFCEETNIGMKQYLPNYKTKEEWKDHFGHQWEAFARRKSTYDPLAILAPGQRIFRRAEACEQQ from the exons ATGAAATTACCATCCCATTTTTTATTTAAGCAAAATGACTTGCTCCTGAAATTGCTTATATTCATACTCTGCAGTTGTTCAAGCAACAAAAATAAACTCTGCTGTAATTATCATCAGTTTGCCACCCCTGCAGTTTCTACCCCCTCAAGTTTCTCACTGAATTATTTATCATTGAAACAATTACAACTTGAAGGTTACCTTAAATTTGACAACTTAGAACATGCAGCCAAAGACTTTGGTAATAGATGCCACTTCCTTCCATTAGCAGTTTTGTACCCAAAATCAGTTTCTGATATCTCTTCCACTATAAAACATGTCTTTGAAATAGGTTCCAAAACTGATTTAACTGTTGCTGCTAGAGGCCATGGCCATTCTCTAGAAGGTCAAGCTCAAGCTTATCAAGGAGTAGTGATTAGTATGGAATCACTACAAACACCAGCAATGAAATTCAAGACTGGAGAATTGCCTTATGTTGATGTTTCTGCTGGAGAGCTTTGGATTAATATCCTGAAAGAAAGTCTTAAACTTGGGCTTGCACCTAAATCTTGGACTGATTATCTTCACCTCACAGTTGGCGGCACTTTGTCTAATGCTGGAATCAGTGGACAAGCTTTCCGCCACGGACCGCAGATCAATAACGTCCAACAACTTGAAGTTGTCACTG GTAAAGGAGAGGTGATTACTTGTTCAGAGGAGCAGAATGCAGACTTGTTTCATGGTGTACTAGGAGGACTGGGGCAATTTGGTATTATTACCAGAGCAAGGATTGCTCTTGAAACAGCACCTAAACAG GTCAAGTGGATTAGAGTGCTGTATTCAGATTTTTCCATATTTTCCAATGATCAAGAGCACTTGATATCAACTCAGGATACATTTGACTATATTGAAGGTTTTGTCACTATCAACCAAACTGGATTATTAAATAACTGGAGGTCTGCTTTCAATCCTAAAGATCCAGTTCTAGCCAGCAATTTCAGTTCTGAGGGTAGAGTTTTGTTCTGCTTAGAAATTGCCAAATACTTCAATCCAGAAGTCACAGATAGTATTGATCag AACATTGATGTGATCTTATCAAAGTTGAATTATATCCGATCCACGCTGTTCCTATCAGAAGTCTCCTACACAGAATTCCTCGACAGGGTGCATGTCTCTGAGATGAAACTCCAAGAAAATGTTTCTCATCCATGGCTAAATCTTCTAATACCAAAAAGCAGGATTCTTGAATTTGCACAACAAGTTTTTGGCAAGATTCTTACTGACACTAGCAATGGTCCTTTACTCATCTACCCTGTCAACAAATCAAA GTGGAGAAAAGGAACATCCATGGTTACCCCTGACGAAGATGTTTTTTATCTGATCGCGTTCCTATCTTCTGCTATGTCATCTTCAACAGGAAACGATGGACTAAGACATATTCTTGCTCAGAGCAAAAGGATACTGAACTTTTGTGAAGAAACAAATATCGGAATGAAACAATATTTACCAAATTACAAGACTAAGGAAGAGTGGAAGGATCACTTTGGTCATCAATGGGAAGCATTTGCTAGAAGGAAATCTACATATGACCCTTTGGCAATACTTGCTCCTGGCCAGAGAATTTTCAGAAGGGCAGAAGCCTGTGAACAACAATAA